The following proteins come from a genomic window of Shewanella halifaxensis HAW-EB4:
- the nadC gene encoding carboxylating nicotinate-nucleotide diphosphorylase: MLENDIRLSVKAALDEDLGHQDTKSTLSSTQRSNADITAQLISADKTAQATLITREEGVFCGKAWAEQVFNQLGGEVALHWHVDDGDLVLPNQLLCELEGPARAILTGERTAMNFIQTLSGVATLTKHYVDKLAGTHTRLLDTRKTIPGLRTAQKYAVSCGGGQNHRIGLYDAFLIKENHIMACGGIAKAIEAARALHADKLVEVEVENLNELKQALDAQSDIVMLDNFDITMMIEAVELNNSYKTKGQGVKLEVSGDVTIDTIANFAKTGVDYISVGALTKHVRALDLSLRLK, translated from the coding sequence ATGCTTGAAAATGATATTCGACTCTCAGTCAAAGCCGCCTTGGACGAAGATTTAGGCCACCAAGATACCAAGTCGACTCTAAGTTCAACTCAGAGATCCAACGCAGACATCACCGCACAGCTTATTTCTGCCGATAAAACGGCGCAAGCCACATTGATCACTCGTGAGGAAGGCGTTTTTTGTGGAAAAGCCTGGGCAGAACAGGTCTTTAACCAGTTAGGTGGTGAAGTTGCTCTACACTGGCATGTTGATGACGGCGACTTAGTCCTGCCTAACCAACTACTTTGTGAACTCGAGGGCCCCGCTAGAGCGATCCTAACCGGTGAGCGCACGGCGATGAACTTTATCCAAACATTATCGGGTGTTGCCACGCTCACCAAGCATTATGTGGATAAGCTAGCGGGAACACATACCCGCCTGCTAGATACCCGTAAGACAATCCCTGGCCTGCGTACAGCGCAAAAGTATGCGGTTTCTTGCGGTGGCGGCCAAAATCATCGTATAGGTTTGTACGATGCATTTTTAATTAAAGAAAATCACATCATGGCCTGTGGCGGCATAGCCAAAGCCATTGAAGCAGCCAGAGCGTTACACGCAGATAAGCTCGTCGAAGTTGAAGTCGAGAACCTGAATGAGTTAAAACAGGCGCTCGATGCCCAGTCTGATATCGTGATGCTAGATAACTTCGACATCACTATGATGATAGAGGCCGTTGAGCTTAACAACAGCTATAAAACCAAAGGGCAAGGCGTGAAGCTAGAAGTCTCAGGTGATGTGACCATAGACACGATTGCTAACTTTGCCAAAACAGGTGTCGACTATATTTCTGTTGGCGCGTTAACTAAACATGTACGCGCACTGGATCTCTCATTAAGGCTTAAGTAA
- the ampD gene encoding 1,6-anhydro-N-acetylmuramyl-L-alanine amidase AmpD, with protein MSLTLLDGWVTQARFCPSPHFNIRPDNEVSLLVIHNISLPAGCFGEPYIDQLFQGCLDIEADKSFKALQGLAVSAHFLIRRDGELVQYVCCDDRAWHAGVSEFERRSNCNDFSIGIELEGTDSLTYPDLQYQSLIELTKSLMIHYPEITSTRITGHSDIAPGRKTDPGNSFDWQRYKAAL; from the coding sequence TTGTCACTGACTTTACTTGATGGCTGGGTGACTCAGGCTCGATTTTGTCCCTCTCCGCATTTTAATATAAGACCAGATAATGAAGTGAGTTTGTTGGTTATCCATAATATCAGTTTGCCTGCGGGGTGTTTCGGTGAGCCTTATATCGACCAGTTATTTCAAGGTTGTTTAGATATTGAGGCCGACAAGAGCTTTAAGGCATTACAAGGCTTAGCCGTTTCTGCACATTTCTTGATCCGCCGTGATGGCGAGCTGGTGCAGTATGTTTGTTGTGATGATAGGGCTTGGCACGCAGGCGTATCTGAATTTGAACGTCGTAGCAATTGCAATGATTTTTCGATTGGTATTGAACTTGAAGGCACGGATAGCCTTACTTATCCAGATCTGCAGTATCAAAGCTTGATTGAGCTGACTAAGAGTTTGATGATCCACTATCCTGAAATTACGTCGACACGAATTACAGGTCACAGTGATATTGCACCGGGGCGAAAAACAGATCCCGGTAATAGTTTTGATTGGCAGCGCTATAAAGCTGCGTTGTAA
- the ampE gene encoding beta-lactamase regulator AmpE has translation MALFALLVAILVERLRLLPNAWQFDALLSKYHKPLVNEQQKQSLSMVTLAILLPAAIVYLLSWLVSGLLWGSISLALWVAIAVLCFSHNAQRQAFKSYIQAACRADPQACFHYANELDSSQCLDSVNEKELGEKVGQSVAWINYRYYGAIALYLIILGPVGAVLYCTVRFYSEQSRKSEVSLPVVDSLLFVLDWLPSRLFSFGYVLSGHFRLAISTWLPLALNPKSSARDMITHVAVAAETLPESSSAPICLQSTIALLQLSKRNFILLITVLSLMTIFGVVS, from the coding sequence ATGGCTTTATTTGCGTTATTAGTCGCAATTTTGGTTGAGCGATTACGACTTTTACCTAATGCTTGGCAGTTTGATGCCTTGCTGTCTAAGTATCATAAGCCGCTGGTTAATGAGCAGCAGAAGCAATCGTTATCTATGGTGACATTGGCTATTTTGCTCCCGGCTGCAATAGTCTATCTCTTGTCGTGGCTGGTATCAGGCCTATTGTGGGGATCTATTAGCCTAGCCCTATGGGTCGCGATAGCTGTGTTGTGCTTTAGCCATAACGCTCAAAGGCAGGCGTTTAAAAGTTATATACAAGCTGCTTGCCGGGCCGATCCACAAGCCTGTTTTCATTACGCAAACGAGTTGGACTCGAGTCAATGTCTAGATTCGGTAAATGAAAAAGAGTTGGGGGAGAAGGTCGGTCAAAGTGTGGCGTGGATTAATTACCGTTACTATGGTGCTATCGCGCTTTACCTCATTATATTGGGGCCTGTTGGTGCCGTGCTTTATTGTACTGTGCGTTTCTATAGTGAGCAGAGCCGTAAGAGTGAGGTGTCGCTTCCAGTCGTGGATAGCTTGCTCTTTGTTTTAGATTGGCTCCCAAGCAGACTGTTTTCATTTGGTTATGTGCTGAGTGGCCACTTCAGATTGGCTATCTCTACTTGGCTCCCCCTTGCGCTGAACCCTAAATCTTCAGCTCGTGACATGATTACTCATGTCGCCGTTGCTGCCGAGACATTGCCTGAATCCTCGTCTGCACCCATTTGTTTGCAGTCGACTATCGCATTACTGCAACTGAGTAAGCGTAACTTCATCTTACTCATTACTGTACTGTCGCTAATGACCATATTTGGCGTAGTGAGTTAG
- the pdhR gene encoding pyruvate dehydrogenase complex transcriptional repressor PdhR: protein MAYSKINQPKISDVIMGQLEQMILEGSIQPGQKLPPERELALQFEVSRPSLREAIQKLEAKGLLMRRQGGGTYVKEQLWQSLADPIVELMHSDSESQYDLLEFRHATEGMMAYFAALRGTDADMQNIKRTILEVEAAKDVEAQANAIVRFYRAVAEASHNVAMLHLVLSLSPVLHKNVTQNLELLSRREEASTTANDHRRALLAAIIRRDPEAAREASNEHLSYIEEVMLSVREEDSRLQRSLRRLKSGV, encoded by the coding sequence ATGGCTTATAGCAAAATAAACCAGCCAAAAATATCCGACGTCATCATGGGACAGTTAGAACAGATGATCTTGGAAGGCAGTATTCAACCCGGGCAGAAGCTTCCCCCTGAACGCGAGTTAGCGTTGCAGTTTGAAGTCTCCCGACCTTCTTTGCGGGAAGCGATCCAAAAGCTTGAAGCAAAAGGTTTGTTGATGCGTCGTCAAGGTGGTGGCACCTATGTAAAAGAACAGCTTTGGCAAAGTCTTGCCGATCCAATCGTTGAACTTATGCACTCAGACTCTGAAAGTCAGTATGACTTACTGGAGTTTCGTCATGCCACTGAAGGCATGATGGCGTACTTTGCAGCACTTCGTGGTACCGATGCTGATATGCAAAATATCAAGCGTACGATCCTTGAGGTTGAAGCCGCGAAAGATGTCGAAGCGCAAGCTAATGCCATTGTGCGCTTTTACCGTGCAGTCGCAGAAGCATCACATAACGTGGCTATGCTGCATCTAGTATTAAGTTTATCTCCAGTGCTGCATAAAAACGTGACACAAAACTTAGAGCTTCTAAGCCGACGCGAAGAGGCCTCTACTACGGCAAATGATCACCGGCGAGCACTGCTGGCCGCCATTATTCGTCGAGATCCTGAAGCAGCACGCGAAGCTTCCAATGAACACTTAAGTTACATTGAAGAAGTCATGTTGTCTGTGAGGGAAGAAGATAGCCGATTGCAACGTAGTCTGCGCCGCTTAAAAAGTGGTGTTTAG
- the aceE gene encoding pyruvate dehydrogenase (acetyl-transferring), homodimeric type yields MSEHMLQDLDPLETQEWVDSLQAVLEQEGPERAHYLLEKLIDKARRNGTHLPYKATTAYLNTIPAGQEPHMPGNQEMERRIRAIVRWNALAMVLRGSKKDLELGGHISSFASSATIYDVCFNHFFRGPNEKDGGDLVYFQGHIAPGIYSRSFLEGRITEDQMNNFRQEVDGKGLSSYPHPKLMPDYWQFPTVSMGLGPIQAIYQARFLKYLTDRGIKDCSEQTVYCFLGDGECDEPEALGAIGLAAREELDNLCFIVNCNLQRLDGPVRGNGKIIQELEGEFRGAGWEAVKVIWGRYWDPLLARDTSGKLLQLMEETVDGEYQNCKAKGGAYTREHFFGKYPETAEMVANMSDDDIWRLNRGGHDPVKIFAALQHAKNTKGRPTVILAKTVKGYGMGDAGEGKNIAHNVKKMGIESLRYFRDRFNIPISDEQLEDIPFYHPGADSEEVQYLKARRAELHGMIPARRAKFSQELEVPSLKIFDSILKGSNGREISSTMAFVRILTALLKDKKIGKQIVPIIPDEARTFGMEGLFRQVGIYAHEGQKYVPQDSDQVAYYREDKSGQVLQEGINELGAMSSWVAAATSYSVNDTPMIPFYIYYSMFGFQRIGDMAWAAGDMRARGFMVGGTSGRTTLNGEGLQHQDGHSHILANTIPNCISYDPTYGYEIAVVVQDGIRRMYGEQEDVFYYLTTMNENYEQPAMPEGAEEGIVKGIYKLETLKGSGKGSVQLMGSGTILEQVRKAAVALSKDFGITADVYSVTSFNELTRDGQAAERYNMLHPTETAKVPYITQVLASDAPAIVATDYMKIYGEQLRAYVPTDYKVLGTDGFGRSDSRENLRHHFEVDAKFIVIASLKALVDRNELPVDVLTKAIKEYGIDVDKINPQYA; encoded by the coding sequence ATGTCTGAACATATGCTACAAGATTTAGATCCACTAGAAACTCAGGAATGGGTAGATTCACTGCAAGCGGTATTAGAGCAAGAAGGCCCTGAGCGCGCGCACTACCTACTGGAGAAGTTGATTGATAAAGCACGTCGTAATGGTACTCACCTACCTTATAAAGCGACGACCGCTTACTTAAACACAATCCCTGCGGGCCAAGAGCCACATATGCCTGGCAACCAAGAGATGGAGCGTCGTATTCGCGCTATCGTTCGTTGGAATGCCTTGGCTATGGTTTTGCGTGGTTCTAAGAAAGATCTAGAGCTAGGTGGTCACATCTCAAGCTTTGCATCGAGTGCAACCATTTATGACGTCTGTTTTAACCATTTCTTCCGCGGTCCAAATGAAAAAGATGGCGGCGACTTGGTTTACTTCCAAGGACATATTGCTCCGGGGATCTACTCTCGCTCTTTCCTTGAGGGGCGTATCACCGAAGACCAGATGAACAACTTCCGTCAAGAGGTCGATGGTAAAGGTCTATCATCATACCCACACCCTAAGTTGATGCCAGATTACTGGCAGTTCCCTACGGTATCTATGGGTCTGGGTCCGATACAAGCTATCTATCAAGCACGCTTCCTTAAGTACCTGACTGACCGTGGGATCAAAGATTGCTCTGAGCAAACGGTTTACTGCTTCTTAGGCGACGGTGAGTGTGATGAGCCTGAAGCCTTAGGCGCAATCGGCCTTGCAGCACGTGAAGAGCTAGATAACCTTTGCTTCATCGTTAACTGTAACTTACAGCGTCTTGACGGTCCGGTACGTGGTAACGGTAAGATTATTCAAGAGCTTGAAGGCGAATTCCGCGGCGCAGGCTGGGAAGCGGTTAAAGTGATTTGGGGTCGTTACTGGGATCCACTACTTGCTCGCGACACTAGCGGTAAGTTACTGCAGTTGATGGAAGAAACCGTCGATGGTGAATACCAAAACTGTAAGGCTAAGGGCGGCGCTTATACTCGTGAGCACTTCTTTGGTAAGTACCCAGAAACGGCTGAGATGGTTGCCAATATGTCAGATGATGACATCTGGCGTCTAAACCGTGGCGGTCACGATCCTGTTAAGATCTTTGCGGCACTTCAGCATGCTAAGAACACTAAAGGTCGTCCAACGGTTATCCTCGCTAAAACGGTAAAAGGTTATGGCATGGGGGATGCGGGTGAGGGCAAGAACATCGCTCACAACGTGAAGAAGATGGGCATTGAGTCACTTAGATACTTCCGCGATCGTTTCAATATCCCAATTAGTGATGAACAGTTAGAAGATATTCCTTTCTATCATCCAGGTGCAGACTCGGAAGAGGTGCAGTACCTTAAGGCTCGCCGTGCAGAGTTACACGGCATGATACCTGCTCGTCGTGCAAAGTTCTCACAAGAGCTTGAAGTTCCATCACTGAAGATCTTTGATTCAATACTCAAGGGCTCAAATGGTCGTGAGATCTCAAGTACAATGGCGTTTGTGCGTATTCTTACCGCATTGCTAAAAGACAAGAAGATTGGCAAACAGATTGTACCTATTATCCCGGATGAGGCGCGTACCTTTGGTATGGAAGGCTTATTCCGCCAAGTGGGGATCTATGCCCATGAAGGACAAAAGTACGTACCACAAGATTCAGATCAGGTCGCTTACTATCGCGAAGATAAGAGTGGTCAGGTTCTGCAAGAAGGTATCAACGAGCTAGGCGCAATGTCATCCTGGGTTGCTGCGGCAACTAGTTATTCAGTTAACGACACGCCGATGATCCCGTTTTATATCTACTACTCAATGTTTGGTTTCCAGCGTATTGGCGATATGGCTTGGGCCGCTGGCGATATGCGTGCTCGCGGCTTTATGGTTGGTGGTACTTCAGGTCGTACAACGTTGAACGGTGAAGGTCTGCAGCATCAAGATGGTCACAGTCATATTTTGGCTAACACCATTCCAAACTGTATCTCTTACGACCCCACTTACGGCTACGAAATTGCCGTTGTAGTTCAAGACGGTATTCGTCGTATGTACGGTGAGCAGGAAGATGTTTTCTACTACCTAACAACGATGAATGAGAACTACGAACAACCCGCAATGCCTGAAGGGGCTGAAGAGGGTATCGTTAAAGGTATCTACAAGCTTGAAACCCTTAAAGGTAGTGGTAAAGGCTCGGTACAGCTAATGGGTAGCGGTACGATTTTAGAGCAAGTTCGTAAGGCTGCGGTTGCACTGTCTAAAGACTTTGGCATTACCGCAGATGTTTACAGTGTAACCAGCTTTAACGAGTTAACGCGTGACGGCCAAGCGGCAGAGCGTTACAACATGTTACACCCAACTGAAACAGCAAAAGTACCTTATATTACCCAAGTGCTTGCTAGCGATGCGCCAGCGATTGTTGCAACAGACTACATGAAGATTTACGGCGAGCAGCTACGTGCCTACGTACCCACTGACTATAAAGTACTAGGTACTGATGGTTTCGGTCGTTCAGACAGCCGCGAGAACCTACGTCATCACTTTGAGGTTGACGCTAAGTTTATCGTTATCGCTTCACTTAAAGCCCTTGTTGATCGTAACGAGCTACCTGTTGATGTGCTAACTAAAGCTATCAAAGAGTATGGTATCGACGTTGACAAGATCAACCCACAGTACGCGTAA
- the aceF gene encoding dihydrolipoyllysine-residue acetyltransferase → MAELKEVLIPDIGGDEVQVIEICAAVGDTLAAEESIITVESDKATMDIPAPFAGVLSELKVAVGDTVSEGTLIAMMSAAGAQAPTEVESTPAAPDAVQAPVAAQAPAPEEAPAASVASTTQVIEVSVPDIGDASDVDVIEVLVAVGDKIDADTGLITLETDKATMEVPAPSAGIVKELKVAVGDKVSMGSLVLMLEVSDAAPAAPVVAAPATSTPAPVAPAPVAQAASANKPPVPHHPSAGSQPKTGAVHASPAVRRLAREFGADLTLVKGTGRKGRILKEDVQAFIKYELSRPKASAATAVAGGAGGLSVIAAPKVDFAKFGEVEEVPLSRIQKISGPNLHRNWVTIPHVTQFDEADITELEAFRKDQNAVAAKKKADYKITPLVFMMKAVAKTLAEFPVFNSSLSADGESLIQKKYFHIGVAVDTPNGLMVPVVRDVDKKGIVELSRELTEISVKARDGKLKAADMQGSCFTISSLGGIGGTAFTPIVNYPDVAILGVSKSEIKPKWNGKEFEPKLMLPLSLSYDHRVIDGAMAARFSVTLSSILSDIRTLIL, encoded by the coding sequence ATGGCTGAATTAAAAGAAGTTTTGATTCCTGATATCGGTGGCGATGAAGTTCAGGTTATTGAGATCTGTGCTGCGGTCGGCGACACGCTTGCCGCTGAAGAGTCAATTATCACGGTTGAAAGTGATAAGGCGACGATGGATATCCCTGCACCTTTTGCTGGCGTATTGAGCGAACTTAAAGTTGCGGTAGGTGATACGGTTTCAGAAGGTACACTTATCGCCATGATGTCTGCAGCGGGGGCACAAGCTCCTACTGAGGTAGAGTCTACACCAGCTGCCCCTGACGCCGTTCAGGCTCCTGTTGCCGCTCAGGCTCCAGCACCAGAAGAAGCGCCAGCGGCTTCGGTTGCAAGCACAACTCAGGTGATTGAAGTTAGCGTGCCAGATATTGGTGATGCAAGTGATGTCGATGTGATTGAAGTCTTAGTTGCCGTGGGCGACAAGATTGATGCCGATACTGGCTTAATTACTCTTGAGACAGATAAAGCGACCATGGAGGTGCCAGCACCTTCGGCGGGTATCGTTAAAGAACTTAAAGTTGCCGTTGGCGACAAGGTATCGATGGGTTCACTGGTATTGATGCTTGAAGTTAGCGATGCTGCTCCTGCAGCACCGGTTGTGGCAGCTCCTGCAACAAGCACTCCAGCTCCTGTTGCGCCAGCACCCGTTGCTCAAGCGGCCTCGGCAAACAAGCCGCCTGTGCCGCATCATCCAAGTGCGGGCAGTCAGCCTAAAACCGGTGCCGTACATGCTTCACCTGCAGTACGTCGTTTAGCACGTGAGTTTGGTGCAGATCTTACTTTGGTAAAAGGTACGGGTCGTAAAGGACGTATTCTTAAGGAAGACGTACAGGCATTTATCAAGTATGAGCTCAGTCGTCCTAAAGCCTCTGCTGCAACAGCCGTTGCAGGTGGCGCAGGTGGATTGAGTGTGATTGCTGCACCAAAAGTCGATTTTGCTAAGTTTGGTGAAGTTGAAGAAGTGCCACTCAGTCGTATTCAGAAGATCTCTGGTCCAAACTTACATCGCAACTGGGTAACCATCCCACATGTGACGCAGTTTGATGAAGCTGATATCACTGAGCTTGAAGCATTCCGCAAGGATCAAAATGCCGTCGCTGCAAAGAAGAAAGCGGATTATAAGATCACGCCTTTAGTCTTTATGATGAAAGCGGTGGCTAAAACCTTGGCTGAATTCCCAGTGTTTAATTCAAGCTTGAGTGCCGATGGTGAATCACTCATCCAGAAGAAATACTTCCATATTGGTGTTGCGGTTGATACGCCAAATGGATTGATGGTGCCAGTGGTACGTGATGTCGATAAGAAAGGCATCGTAGAGCTATCACGTGAGTTAACGGAGATCTCTGTTAAGGCGCGTGACGGCAAGCTGAAAGCGGCTGATATGCAGGGTAGCTGTTTTACTATTTCAAGTCTTGGTGGTATTGGCGGCACGGCGTTTACGCCAATCGTTAACTACCCTGACGTTGCCATCTTGGGGGTGTCTAAGTCTGAGATTAAGCCTAAGTGGAATGGTAAAGAGTTCGAGCCTAAGTTGATGTTGCCGTTGTCGTTGTCATACGATCACCGTGTGATTGATGGCGCGATGGCTGCACGATTCAGTGTCACGCTTTCCAGCATTCTAAGTGATATTCGCACACTTATTTTGTAA
- the lpdA gene encoding dihydrolipoyl dehydrogenase, whose amino-acid sequence MSNEIKTQVVVLGAGPAGYSAAFRAADLGLDTVIVERFSTLGGVCLNVGCIPSKALLHVSKVIEEAKAVADHGVVFGEPKIDLDKLRGFKEKVIGQLTSGLGGMSKMRKVDVVNGLGKFTGPNTLEVQGEDGVKVVHFEQAIIAAGSRPIQLPFIPHEDPRVWDSTDALELKEVPGKLLVMGGGIIGLEMGTVYSSLGSEIDVVEMFDQVIPAADKDVVRVYTKKIKKKFNLMLETKVTAVEAKEDGIYVTMEGKKAPAEPVRYDAVLVAIGRIPNGKGLDAEKAGVKIDERGFINVDKQMRTNVPHIFAIGDIVGQPMLAHKGVHEGHVAAEVISGLKHFFDPKVIPSIAYTDPEVAWVGLTEKEAKDQGVAYETATFPWAASGRAIASDCADGMTKLIFDKETHRVIGGAIVGVNGGELLGEIGLAIEMGCDAEDLALTIHAHPTLHESVGLAAEIYEGSITDLPNPKAKKKK is encoded by the coding sequence ATGAGTAACGAAATCAAAACTCAGGTAGTTGTACTAGGCGCTGGCCCTGCTGGTTATTCTGCTGCATTCCGTGCTGCGGATTTAGGCCTAGATACTGTAATCGTTGAGCGTTTCAGTACATTGGGTGGTGTTTGTCTAAACGTAGGTTGTATCCCTTCTAAAGCCTTGCTTCATGTTTCTAAAGTGATTGAAGAAGCTAAAGCTGTTGCCGATCACGGTGTCGTTTTTGGTGAACCGAAGATCGATCTTGATAAATTACGTGGCTTTAAAGAAAAAGTTATCGGTCAGCTCACTAGCGGCTTGGGCGGAATGTCTAAGATGCGTAAAGTTGACGTGGTTAATGGTCTAGGCAAATTCACAGGCCCTAACACGCTAGAAGTTCAAGGTGAAGATGGCGTTAAGGTCGTTCACTTTGAGCAGGCGATTATTGCAGCGGGTTCTCGCCCAATTCAATTGCCATTTATCCCACACGAAGACCCACGTGTATGGGATTCGACTGACGCGCTAGAGCTTAAAGAAGTTCCTGGTAAGTTACTTGTTATGGGTGGCGGTATCATCGGCCTAGAAATGGGCACCGTGTACTCATCACTCGGTAGTGAGATTGACGTGGTTGAGATGTTTGACCAAGTTATTCCAGCAGCCGATAAAGACGTTGTTCGCGTATACACTAAGAAGATCAAGAAGAAGTTCAACTTGATGCTTGAAACGAAAGTGACTGCAGTTGAAGCCAAAGAAGACGGCATCTATGTCACGATGGAAGGCAAGAAAGCACCTGCTGAACCTGTTCGTTATGATGCAGTTTTGGTTGCCATTGGCCGTATTCCAAATGGCAAAGGCTTAGACGCTGAAAAAGCGGGTGTGAAGATTGATGAGCGTGGTTTCATCAATGTTGATAAGCAGATGCGCACAAACGTGCCGCATATCTTCGCTATCGGTGACATCGTTGGTCAGCCAATGCTAGCGCACAAAGGTGTGCATGAAGGCCATGTTGCTGCTGAAGTGATTTCAGGCCTTAAGCATTTCTTCGACCCTAAGGTTATCCCATCAATCGCCTATACCGATCCTGAAGTCGCATGGGTTGGTCTAACGGAGAAAGAAGCAAAAGATCAAGGTGTTGCTTACGAAACCGCGACTTTCCCATGGGCTGCAAGTGGCCGCGCTATCGCTTCTGATTGTGCTGACGGTATGACGAAGCTCATTTTCGATAAAGAGACTCACCGTGTTATTGGTGGCGCTATTGTTGGTGTTAATGGTGGCGAACTATTAGGTGAAATCGGTCTAGCAATTGAAATGGGTTGCGATGCGGAAGATCTCGCTCTAACTATCCATGCTCATCCAACATTGCATGAGTCTGTTGGCCTAGCGGCTGAGATTTACGAAGGTTCTATCACCGATTTGCCAAACCCAAAGGCAAAGAAGAAAAAGTAA